A single window of Sebastes umbrosus isolate fSebUmb1 chromosome 16, fSebUmb1.pri, whole genome shotgun sequence DNA harbors:
- the LOC119474421 gene encoding scavenger receptor cysteine-rich type 1 protein M130-like: MDHLLLLLLLLLLWSSGLQAEENHNSTESVRLVGGDSRCAGTLEVKHQGDWRPVRDNYPDWTLKEAADSVRLVNGTSLCSGRLEVKSNLSNQRWSSVCEADFDQQDAEVVCRELGCGAPSVLQGVTYGEVEDPMWTKEFQCGGTESALLDCRSSGSDRNTCSPGKAVGLTCSEPVRLVGGDSRCAGTLELKRQGDWRPVDENYSVWTLREAAVACKELDCGSAVSVEHRKESSERSVWRISSECVQSGSALRECATSDTYSSILDLTCSGVPWADQQPA; encoded by the exons GACTCCAGGCTGAAGAAAATCACAACTCAAcag agtccgtcaggttggtgggaggagacagtcgctgtgcaggaacactggaggtgaaacatcagggagactggagaccagtgaGGGACAATTACCCTGACTGGACCCTGAAGGAAGCAG cagactctgtcaggctggtgaatgggactagtctgtgctcaggcagactggaggtgaagtcCAACCTGTCTAACCAACggtggtcctcagtgtgtgaagctgactttgaccagcaggatgcagaggtggtctgtagggagcttggctgtggggctccttcagtcctccagggggtgacttatggagaagtggaggatccaatgtggaccaaagagttccagtgtggaggaactgagtctgctctcctggactgtagaagctcaggctcagatagaaacacctgctcacctggcaaagctgttggactcacctgctcag agcctgtcaggttggtgggaggagacagtcgctgtgcaggaacactggagctgaaacgtcagggagactggagaccagtggATGAAAATTACTCTGTCTGGACCCTGAGGGAAGCAGCTGTTGCCTGCAAAGAgttggactgtggctctgctgtttctgtagaacACAGAAAGGAGTCCTCAGAAAGATCTGTGTGGAGGATCAGCTCTGAATGTGTTCAGTCtggatctgctctgagggaATGTGCAACATCAGATACCTACTCCTCCATCCTggatctcacctgctcag GAGTCCCCTGGGCCGACCAGCAACCAGCCTGA